From one Solanum stenotomum isolate F172 chromosome 12, ASM1918654v1, whole genome shotgun sequence genomic stretch:
- the LOC125848283 gene encoding probable N-acetyltransferase HLS1: MMAVNEQVRIVIREFNANKDCRQVEEVERRCEVGPSGKLSLFTDLLGDPICRVRHSPAYLMLVAEIVVGEESRGIVGMIRGCIKSVTCGKRVWRNNHDFPKLSHQQHLPVFTKLAYILGLRVSPHHRRKGIGLKLVRKMEEWFRENGAAYSYIATENDNHASVKLFTHKCGYAKFRTPSILVQPVFAHRVKISKTITIYKLTPTEAETLYRHKFSTTEFFPKDIDSILNNKLNLGTFVAVPKGTFSCINEFLTNPPESWAVLSVWNCKDVFKLEVRGASRMMKGLAKTTRLMDRAFPWLKVPSVPEVFRPFGLHFMYGLGGEGPLSVKLTKALCDLAHNLAAESGCEVVVTEVASCEPLKLGIPHWKKLSCAEDLWCIKRLGEDYSDGSVGDWTKSRPGLSIFVDPREF, from the exons atgatggcGGTTAATGAACAAGTGAGAATAGTAATCAGAGAATTCAACGCGAACAAAGATTGCAGGCAAGTGGAAGAAGTAGAAAGAAGATGTGAAGTTGGTCCTAGTGGAAAACTCTCTCTTTTCACTGACCTTTTAGGTGATCCAATTTGTAGAGTTCGCCATTCCCCTGCTTATCTCATGCTG GTGGCAGAGATAGTAGTGGGAGAAGAAAGCAGGGGAATAGTAGGGATGATAAGAGGCTGTATCAAAAGCGTTACGTGTGGAAAGAGAGTGTGGAGGAACAATCACGATTTCCCCAAATTGTCTCATCAACAACACCTCCCTGTTTTCACTAAACTTGCCTATATTTTAGGCCTTCGTGTCTCTCCTCATCACCG GAGAAAGGGAATAGGGTTGAAATTGGTACGGAAGATGGAAGAATGGTTCAGAGAAAATGGCGCTGCATATTCATATATAGCTACTGAAAACGATAACCATGCTTCTGTGAAACTCTTCACACACAAATGCGGTTACGCCAAGTTCCGCACTCCATCCATTCTGGTGCAACCCGTTTTCGCTCACCGGGTCAAAATCTCAAAAACCATAACTATCTACAAACTCACCCCGACTGAAGCTGAAACTCTGTACCGCCATAAATTCTCCACCACAGAGTTCTTCCCAAAAGACATCGATTCAattctcaacaacaaactcaatttaGGTACTTTTGTAGCAGTTCCAAAGGGTACATTTTCATGTATCAACGAGTTCTTAACGAATCCGCCCGAATCATGGGCTGTACTCAGTGTGTGGAACTGTAAGGACGTGTTCAAGCTCGAAGTTCGAGGTGCATCGAGGATGATGAAGGGTTTAGCTAAAACGACCCGTTTAATGGACCGGGCTTTTCCATGGCTTAAGGTTCCATCTGTACCCGAAGTTTTCAGGCCTTTTGGGCTTCATTTTATGTATGGGCTTGGTGGGGAAGGCCCATTATCCGTTAAGTTAACTAAGGCCCTTTGTGATTTGGCCCATAACTTAGCGGCTGAATCGGGTTGCGAAGTGGTGGTGACGGAAGTAGCAAGCTGCGAACCGCTTAAGTTAGGAATTCCTCACTGGAAAAAACTATCATGCGCCGAGGACTTATGGTGTATAAAACGATTAGGGGAAGACTACAGTGACGGGTCTGTGGGTGACTGGACTAAATCACGGCCTGGTCTTTCTATCTTTGTTGATCCCAGAGAATTTTAA